The sequence CTTCAACATCACTCTGATAAACTTGTTGTCTTTTGGAAGGTAAATAATAGTAAATAACCATATCTGATGTAGCCCTTTTTTGACCTGAGAGTGATTCAGTTGCTAACCTTGCTGTGGGGTTTGCTTCTCTCACTCTATGAGACCACTTAGGAAGGACACGCAATTGGAAAGAGGGCGTGGGAGCCCTAGCTGAATCATGAGGGTCACATGCTTCATTATTCTGAGCTTGGGCTAAAGGGCACTTAGGTGCACACGAGTTAGAGTCAACATGATTAATTGAATTAAAATCCTGATGATCAAACTTGGCCAACTCAGCATCAATCTCTTTCAATTGCATATCAAAATCCTTGACTTGCTCTTCAGTAACCCTTTTAGGCATAAAGTCCTGATTTATCACGTTATCAAGTCTGTGCATGTGAAATTAGACCCCATGTTATGGTGATTAAATGCAGTTTTAACGTTGCCAGCTAGCCCATGGACTTCCCCCTCCTGTGGTACAACTCCTTCCCTACCATTACAACTCCTTCCCTGCCGTTACAACTGCCTGAACCCTTTGATGGTCCTTGACTCACCGTGAATTTGCACGTGGACTCAATGACTAGCGTGGGACTAGGACTGATCGTTCCTGATTTTTTCTTTGCTGAGTAAAATCCAGGCACTGTGAGTACACTCTTCCTTGACGGCTCAAAAGTAGGCGCGCGTATACTCAAATCAAATTGACGATCTTCTGGTCGGAGTGTCTCCTCACTTTCTATCCAGATAGCACAATCCTTGTCAACATGAGTTAGGCAACCACACCAGTAGCACAGGTTCAGAAGTCTTTTGTACTTAAAACTCACCCACACTTGCTTATCATTCTCCAGAGAAACCAAACGTCCACAGCACAAAGGTAAAGATAGGTTGATAGAAATTTTAAGATGTAAAAAACTCCCACCATCTAAATCTTTTGGGTCCTTTGGTCGAGAGACATCTCCAATGacctctcaaatttttttagcaGCAGCCACTATCATATATCGTAATGGAACACCGTggatttgaacccaaaaacTCGTCTTCTCAAACTTGAGCTCATGTAGAGGGGTCTCTTTCTCATATCGTTCCATCGCAACTAGGTGCTTGTCAAAGCTCCACAGTTCACTCATAAGGATTCTATCAACATCATTCTTATCATCAAAAGTAAAAAGGATTTTATGATCACCCAGAGACTTAAATCTTAAAACCATTGCGAGACCTCCAAATTGGAGTAAAGGTTCTAGCAATAACATCGATACTTAAAGCTCTCTTAGTAAAAACTTGGTTGCGATGGAGAATTCTAGGACTCCATCATCTTTTGTCAGGCTGCAACCAGGACCCTCCCTCTTTGACAAAGAAAGTCTATTCCAATTCTGTGCGAGATCATCCATAGtaatgattgaaaaaaatcACTCTCCTCACTCCTGTTTCCCAATCCCTTGAAAGAGACAACCCACTAGCCGAGGATTAACGTAGTTAATCCACGGAGACAATCAACACCTTCTTAGAAAAGGGACAAAAAGTTCTACTGCACTTGAGAAGCTAAAACTCAAGTTGAGAGataaaattgacacaattaaatgAATAGGGAAGAATTTGAAATTACCCCATTGTTGAAGGACTAAAAGTATAATTTGTCTTCTAGTTATTTTTACTAGAAGTCCATGACTCCACGGAAAGCAAAAAATATTAGTCACTTAACAGATAATTCACCTCTTAAAAGTCATACATTTCCAATACACAGCTTATAATGCTGGTAATCTGTAACTACTCTTATAATTGTTGTTACTCAATTTTCATTCTTATTGTCCTTGCTTTCTTCCGCTTCTCAATGTTTCTCAGCCTAGCATACAACTATCAAATCCTACTAAGCTTTTGagactcttgagcaatcaaaaTAGCTGTTGAGGAATTCTCACTGAGGATTACTTCATACCCATCTCGGGTAGCGTCCATTCCTGTAGCTAGAAGTTGCCAGAACAAGCTACCAACGGCTGCACCTCCACAACTAGCAGATAAATAGACTGTTGAGTAAACTGTTTTGAAAAGCTGGTCCCTTTGTGCAATACCAGATGACTTCAAAGATTTTCCAAACTCAGCAAAGAGAACTGGCTTGTGAATGATATTCTGTGCATCTTGAATATGATCATTCAGCCAACTGGTCAAAAATGAGAGTTGGCTTTCATCACTTGAGCCAGGCAACCtgttcacaaaacaaaaaaacctctTTTAAGGAAATGGTTGCTAGttaattgttaattttaagCAGAAACTTGAATCCATACCATTGATCAGGGTATGCGTGAACTGTGGCAAAGTCAATGCCAGGgatttgattatttgtgatgaaATCTGTCCCTACTTGAATATTATTAGGATTTGATCGCTGCTTTGATGCTCCATAAAACCCTTCCAGACCAACTTCTAGCAAGTGTTTTCCATCTATGGATTTCAGGTAGGGTGCCATCTCTGTAATCCAGGCCTGTCAGAGAAACGCATTACAGTAAAACATTAaaaccccacacacacacacacactctcacacacacacacacatatatatatatatatatatgctttctTTTGCCCATTGCAatttgatatctttttcttgttcGACTCTATTGGCTAGTGTGTGACTGGTAATATATGCATGAAATAATAATAGCAGTTTTCACATTTCCTTATGCTTAAGGCATTAGTGAAGACTGAAGAGGTCAGCTCAGCAGGCCTTTGTGCCATGACAAAAGCCTTCCATTCAAAATGATAAGTCATGGTTCAAGTCCAAGAATCAATctctccaaaagaaaaagaaaaaagttatttaCTAATCACTTATTCGCTTCTCTTGGACCCTGCAAAAATTGGAGTTAAATATATCGGATAcgacctttatttttttttaaaaaaaggcatTGATGAAACTAACTGTTTCTTAATTGATGCTAAAAGTTATATAATCAACTTGTCCAAattctagtaaaaaaaatgtacgACACAAAAATCTTGTGcataaatagaaaagaaaaatgttcccttaaaaaaaaaaagtactccTTAGATTTTAAGTAGCAAAAATGCAAGAGAGTCCTGTGTACCTGAATGGTCTTTCCTGATATATCCGAAGGGCACTTGGGCTCATTGATAAGCTCCCAGGCCATTATGGTTGGATCATCTTTGTAAGCAATTCCAGTCAGACTATTACGTCTTGTAAGAACAGTCTGTtacacaaaacaataaaatagttAAATTACATAGAACAAGGAAAATACTAGTTTTACCTGTGTCATAAAATGTGTAAAGCCCGCCtttcccaaaataaaattaccaaattctTGAATTTACAAAGAAGCAATTTTCAGGGCAACTTTTATTTCCTTTGGTCCAAAGTTGTTAAAAGTAGTCTAACACAAATGCCAAACTACTAGCAAATTAATGCAAACTCTTATcagattaccaaaaaaaacgGTAGAGGAAATAATACAGCTAATGCTTCACGATTCATCTTTCATATACCACTAATTTCAACTTCCTATTTATGGTCAACCCAACCATCCAAttacttagccaaaaaaaaaaaatcgaagaGCAAGTTTATAATATGAAACATTTAATATACAGCTAGCTAAAAAGATAGAGTTTACAGTGTAATCTACCTTGATATTATTCTTGTAGTATCCCTTCACAACAGAATTGGTGAAGAAATCATCATCAGATGTTACAGATTGGCCCTGACCCCTTGCCCAGTCCACATACTGTTTCTTTCCTCCAAAGTCCGCATAGTTATTAACCAAACTCAACACTAACTTAATCCCATATTTTTTAGCTTCAGATATGACAAAATCCAATCCCTACaaagcaaaaccaaaacaagaaaatgaaatgtctaaaaaaaacattaaaggGATAATTACATGTTACTGTCCTAAACTATACCCTTAGTTGCACTTATCACGTTAAACTTTCAAAATGTAACTTGTATTTTACTTTATATTCTACCATCAATGAGCCTGTTaacctaaattaaaaaaaaaaaaaaaaatgtcacctGCGACTCATGTGACAACTACAAACATGGCATCACATGAAAAGATGAAATTTCCCATTTTCAATCCCTTGAAACAAATGTTATGTAGCATCACAAGGATTAAATTTGTTAAACGGTTTTCTTTTAAGGAATTGAAGTGGGGTAAATTGTTCTTTTCATGTGATGCCACGTATTCAAAGATCATTTAAGTCACATGTGACATGTTTTTTGTCCAAGTTAACCGTCCAATTGATGATAGGGTACAAAGTAAAACACGAGTTATAGTTTAGGTGGTAATTATGCATTCTGAAAGTTTAGGAGTGGTAAATGGAAAGTGTAAAATGTGGGGTgtaattttcaataataaaaaaagttcaaaagaaaataataataataataataataataattttgctTATTAGTACACTACACCAGAATAAATCTATTGCATTAAGTACTAATACAACAAAATTAGTATAATAGTATTAAATACAATATCACATCtac is a genomic window of Quercus lobata isolate SW786 chromosome 2, ValleyOak3.0 Primary Assembly, whole genome shotgun sequence containing:
- the LOC115974363 gene encoding mannan endo-1,4-beta-mannosidase 7-like, producing the protein MKQLSVAFFFLLLIQNYGILLHADPNDGFVTTKGMQLMLNGRPYHANGFNAYWMMYVAFDPSQRDKVSTAFQDAKKNGLTIARTWAFSDGGVRPLQSSPGSYNEQMFQGLDFVISEAKKYGIKLVLSLVNNYADFGGKKQYVDWARGQGQSVTSDDDFFTNSVVKGYYKNNIKTVLTRRNSLTGIAYKDDPTIMAWELINEPKCPSDISGKTIQAWITEMAPYLKSIDGKHLLEVGLEGFYGASKQRSNPNNIQVGTDFITNNQIPGIDFATVHAYPDQWLPGSSDESQLSFLTSWLNDHIQDAQNIIHKPVLFAEFGKSLKSSGIAQRDQLFKTVYSTVYLSASCGGAAVGSLFWQLLATGMDATRDGYEVILSENSSTAILIAQESQKLSRI